Genomic segment of Drosophila willistoni isolate 14030-0811.24 chromosome 2L unlocalized genomic scaffold, UCI_dwil_1.1 Seg139, whole genome shotgun sequence:
aaaacgaaatataaaaaatcatTCTGAAATTGGTGCTAAATAAGTTAAATTGCGTCAAATCCATGATGGAAAAATACCCCTTGCACCTTCCACCCGAAAAATTCCATAGACTCCACGCCTCTGTGTTTGCGGGGAATGTCTCCTTGTTcaatacaataataataataataataattaagtaTGAGGCGAGGGAATTTTCTATGGCGCAAAAATTATTGCCGATAAGATAATTATGTATAGTTTTCGCACTGTGattttttctatatacatacgtatgtacatatggtATGATTATGGTCCCGCAATAGTCAATTAACTGAATTAACTAGTTAGTCATAAGCACTTAAGATGATGGGAAGTTCTTTtaatacacaaacacattCAATTGGCAATTGGTGAGACTtgattctctctctctctctctctctgtctctcttgaTAGTAGTTGCCTTCACGTTGCTTGGCCGTGGCATGCCagcggaaaaaaaaaacaccttgACACATGTTCACCCGCCCGCCCACCTCGCCCCCCATTTCATCATTCATTCTGGGCACTTGTGCTTTTAGTCGGTCAATCTGAGTCGTCattaacagcagcagctgatCACGCTGTCTTTGCATGGCGGCCCGACCCGGTCGGTCTATGTATGTTACACTAGAACCAACATATCAATTGATCCACCCCCGCCCAATACAAGAAAAGTATGGTTGGCGCGTGATTGTCGTTCGTAAGAGGCTAATCTCTCCAAGTTCTAGCTAGCTCTCTTTCTTTCCCTCTGTCTAGACTATGTCTGGTGGTGATAAGAGTCGACTGCTGGAATTTGGAATTTTTTCTGTGTGTGAATGAATGCAACTAGCCAATAGCTAGTCGTCCACTGGCCACTACGACGTAGacacaacgacgacgacgtcgtcGACGACTCCGACGACATAATCGTCGTTTAGCTGTGTACTTAACGCCCCAGTGGGGGGTTAATGAGAGGCCCCCCCTAAAACAAGCTTTTGAAATGTTATGCCATCTCTcatctcacacggtttaagtgtgtgtgtgtgtgtgtgtgttgaccTAATGCCATCCACATTTAATGAGTTGCACTAAGCAgtgcaattaaaaataaaacattgtATAAGTTGAAGCCCTTTTTTTTCCCTCCATTTCTCTCAATGGGGTCTTTACACGTGGCTTGTTTCTTTGACCAAAAATAGAAATCTTTTGTCTGGCTGCGACAACGAACACGagccatcatcatcagctAGCTGAATGGTTAACAGGTTTTCGGGTTTtctatttcaaatacaaattgaatttgcGCGAGGTGGCTAATTTGCATAGAAATCAATTCATATTTATCATCATGCCACGTTGTGGTGCCCATACCCATACCGATTCCCAAGTGGTCGCACCCATTGAcggaagttttttttttttttttgtatatacatagaaaAGAACTAGCCAGACTTAACGACGCTACAGCATTTTGATTATGTATCCAATCACTGTGACTATTgtctttgatttttatttggaaaCTGGTTCttgaatactttttttttaaattctgttctattctttctttctttgtttcttATATAGGAACTGCCTGCGTCGCATTGCCCGTCACGATGAGCAGCAATTCTCCAAAGATAGCATCGTGAATGTTATGGAGAAGTTTGTGAAAACTGTCAATATAATGGATGATACCATTTTAGTGCCATGCAGGCTCATGGATCGACAggtaaataaacaaaactttaaGAAACTTTTATATGCGGTTCAAGAATTGTTAAATGAGAAGAACTCTGCCCCTTAAAATATGCATTAGGCAATCAATTATAATAACTTTTCTCATGTTTTGCAACTTTAACAAATAGGCACAGTCTAAAGGACATTTCAAGTGCATACTTTGTATGTCTATGGCATATATCTTAAGGGGCACAGTTAATCGCCACTGTAAACTTTAGTCTTACAAACCAATTTGATGGgcaaattgttaatttttattgcttttttcttttaactttttgaCAGATCGGTGATAGCAATGACATTATACCTGCCACTGGCAAGGACACAACCGCCAATCAATTGACTGGCAAACGTGGAGCTCAACACTCGAAAAATGTACAAGATTTTCTCAGCGCCTCTGAATTGTTCAATCTCTATAATATGTTAAACGCATTGAAAAAGGATCTATTATGGACCAATCAAGAGGAAGAAACGCAcaacgaacaacaacaacaacaacaaaaacagcagcaacaagaacaacaacccGCCACAAATGCCAGCTCAAgttccagctccagctccagctgtGAGACCAAGACTGAGTCCACACCAAAAAGCCATGTTAAGGGCCATGTGCGACGGACCTCAACCGCCTCGATGATGTCTACCACATCGGTAAGCAATATGAGCGATTCGGATTCAGATATCTCACAGGAGAATGACTCTGGCCTGGAATCGGATGGCAATAAGAGCGATAATGCCCAAAGTAGCGATGGCAGTGATATCGATGCCTCATGCCAGAAGCAATCAGCCGATAAGGCCACCGAATTGGCATCACGTTGTCGGAGACATTTGAATGGTCTGTACCAGTGCCTGGAACAAATGACAGAGGCGGCCAACTATCTGACCGCCAGATACCAAAGTGATATTGGACCCGTCTAGTGTGTGTGGGGGGAGTGAAGCTGATGTAAATCAAGATGGAGTCCAACTAACTCTTAAATCTAACTGTATGCGTGGTGtatgaaccaaaaaaaaaaaaccagaaaaacaaaaatcaataaggAAGAATGgcaaataagtaaataaaaaaaaaactgtatgagggtttttttttcccacTCTCTGTATGTAAAATAGTTAAATCTATAAGTCCGGGGGGTGCTAAGTATGTgacctatatgtatatgtatattgtaatATGTATAACTAATTGtatatgatgatgatgatgatgagataGATAATAATAACGTTTAACTGATAGCAAGCATCAACAATATGTATTCGAGAAACTAATTCGTATGACTAGTTTATATCTGGTTGATGGgaatcaaacaaacaaaaaaacaaaaaatcaataataaaaacgaaaaacaaaaaaaaaatccaaacaaaaaaaaaagcaaacaacaaattgataaagcgaataaaacataaaaacaaaactccgACTTTAACATTCATAGTTATAggttataaattttgttttgggttAAGTGTGTGAATCGGGGCCTGGCCcctcattattatcatcattatcattatctcATTACATCATCATAATCACATTCGCAAAATTGTCAACTATCATTTTTATCATCTTAGGCCTAGCCCCACCCCCCTAGCCCCCCTAAAAACCCCAAGAAAAAGTATACTCAAGTCATCAGTTGTAATCCTCTGTTTCTAGTTATTCTGATTCAAaaaccttttcttttttttaagtttatacaaaaaaaaaaacaaactaatgTTCAACAAGTACAAGAAATATAATTTCTAAACTATAagtataaatgtaaaaaacatcaacaacaaaaagagagttagaacaaaaaaaaaagagagtatAAAGATTACATTGCACTtgatataattatattatattccACAATTGTTATGCTAATTGTTTAAGCCGTATAATATTTGTGCcgttatgttttttttccatacgcaaaaaaaacaacaaaaaactgaagaaaaaacagcaaaataaaaaattgtgtaaatttactaaaaaaaaaaaaacacaaaacataaaagaaaCCAGAAATGAGaattatttatacatatatgtacaataaaaaattattaaataaattttacttagataaaatacaacaaaaaacaaaacaaagcaagcaaaaaaaaaaaaaaaatcccctTTCAATGACTTGAAATAGTGCGATGAGCGATTCTCAGTTCACACATTTCCGATATCCGCTTTAATTCTAATATATAGAATTCACAATTTTAGCagaaaacaaccaaaaatttttttacaaGGTGTGACCTATTAGTGAGAGAGATGAAATCATGGATTATCTTTGAGAAACTTTCGTAATTGTTAGTTGTTACAAGggttttacataatttttagtttaaacaattaaacaattgTTAATAGCGTCACTTATAAGGGAATACCAATGGGGCAATAGATAATGACCCTAGCCCAAACGGTTTACGTCGAATGGAATTTTAGCTATTTGGCTTACAATGTCTTTATGCCAGACAATATTCGAAagcaatgaaaaattttatgaGTTCTCATTCCAttcttctatttttgtttGGGCTCTTCATTGTTATAGCTCACCctgtattgtatatatgtaatttttgGTCTCTTACTTCATATCAAATATCGCTGGCGTGGCTAGGTGCAAAGGCCAATTAGGTTAACCAATTTGTTAACAGGTGGCAATGGCCgtcaataataaataaagcaacaacagcaaacaaaaaatatatatataaataaatactcaAACCAGCGGCTCATTTAGATTGTAGtagatatcggctaaaagcAAAGAGAAATGGTTCTTTACTTATTATTGGTATTTGGACCTAAATTTATAAGCCATAAAAGTCACATTTCAGTTTACAATATTGCTTGTCCACAGAGCCATAGAATTGCTATTCTATAGGGGAtagtttaatttgaaattggGAAATTTTCACGATACCAATCTGATTAGATGATCTATCTACTTCacataatatacatatatcacaCCTTTCCATTGATTGTCGTCAGAAAACTTTCCTTTCAGTGTATTTTTCCCAATTTAATTTCAGTTTTATCTGTTGGGTTTgtgcaaaaagcaaaactttCCTCTTTCGACTTCTGTCTGAACTACTAAATATCTTatctataacaaaaaaaaaaaaaaaagaggcgGGTTTCAAATATATGCGAATCCAGTGAACTTTGCCTTAAAAGTTGTACCAAAATTTGCATATCCAAAGAGTAAATTTCTTTAGAAATTTATAActctttttttcgtttggttACCATGGACTTTGGTTACTATATTTAACCATCTTTTTGTATCAATGTATCTTGAGACAAAGCCGAAGACTAACTTAGTCTATAGAAGAAAGACAGCGCTCTTTAAGTTTTTGATTTGGCTTTGATAACTTTTGTAAAGAAAGATTAACTTTAAAGGTAATAGACTATAGCCTAATATCAAAGGCTTGCATGAGAATTAAGAAGCCATGAAATGATAATTTTGAAACTGCGGATTGCCCTTTAAAACATTCCTTTAAACTACAGGATCCCAAAAAAGATTGTTTAAATTTAGAGGACTCtccaaaataaagtttttttttaagtccttagaatatttctttaaaattggAAAGCCTTCATAAGAGTGTTGtacaaaaaggaaaatcttTAGAAGAAATATTGGCTAAAGAAATAGGTACCTTGAGACAATTTGAAAAGCTTTCATTAGATTAATTTAGAATTGGGAACTTTAGATTGTTAAATTTAGAACTAGGACAATAGCATCTCTAAAAGGAAGCATTGGTTTTTGATGGGATTGTTTTAAAACTAGAGAAACTTTTAGAAGATAAGTATATTGCCTCTGAGGATAGAAATCATTAGCAAACCTGAAAACACTTTTAAACATATCTTCAGAATTGTGATGCCTTTAGAAGATTGTTTTAAAACTGGAGTACATTTTGAAACAAGTTTCTGTtataaaattaagaaattttgcAAACAAGTTGGTTTTAAACTAGGAAATCTATTAGAAAAAAGATTGCATTAAAATTGTAAAAGTACTTAAGTACTTTAAACTTAACTTTAAAATGTACAATAATTCTATAATGGAAACTTATAGAGAAACTGGGAAAACtttagagaaaaaaaagatcgCCATTAGAAATTATACTGTTAGGGAACCTTTTAATCATTGTTTTAAAACATGATTTACAAGATCTGCCTAAAAGGAAATTTTTTAGAGACTTACATTAGAACTGGGACTAAGGAACCCTTTAGATAAAATATTGGCAATGAACTATAAGGTTTGCTTTAGgaaggtttgattttaaatttaatttgcagACTTGAGAAGTTCAAGAGAAAGATTGTCTTTaacaaaaactttgaaatacttttaattttttaatacttttaatacttttaagcttttttagaaaataCCTTGAAAACTAGTAGAATAGCTTCTATTCTTAATCGACCTCAGAAAACTTCTAAAACATTGATTGCTTTAAACAATAAAGTTTTTCAGAATATTGCTTTAAAACTTTGACACATAGAATGCCTTTTTAATTGCATATGAGAATAGCATCTCATCATAAAATTGGAGAGCCTTTGTATAACTTGggatatttttaaaacaatggtagactttaaatataaaatcttTCAAATACTGTTTTAAAATGACTTCAGACCTTTTAGCTAAAGTTATGAAAAACCTTCAAATTGGGAAAACCCTTAGAAGAAAAATTGCTTTAAACATTGAACCCTTGATAAAATTGCTTTAGAACTAAGAGAATAGCTTCTTCCTATGGCGTAATTAATATTATTCCAAAATCTAGCATGTACTTAGATGTACTTATGTTTTAGATCGATTAGATTTAATcgacatatataatatatctCCCCGATCTTTTTGATTAGTTCTTTAAGGTACTGTGGCTgacactaaaaaaaaagatttgatTTGCAGAACTTTTTTGGCACCCCACCCCCCCTGAACTAATTCCAAACCGGCACTGATGCAAATCGATAAAGACAAACTTTTCCTGCTTATGCAGCATTTCTTAGCGATAGTGCTtcctgtatatacatatatacctactTTATTTAATGATCATGCCATTTTAACATGACTTCATTTTGATAGCCAGTTGAGAATTCTTTTGGCTCGTGCCAAAGTGGCTAGCTGTTCGCTGCTCTATTTATacacaataaaaaattgtacaaTTGAATGAGTTTGGTACTATTGCCACACCCCCTCAGATCTTAGATTAACGTGTCCCTGTACTTTAGattagtttatttatttatttattggctACGTTTCGTACAACATTTGCCTGTCGTACGTATGTAACTGGGCCAAGTTAATTGAGTTTTCCGCTCTTGACACTTGAGTTAAATCgatctagtttttttttggtttttatttggttttttttttggacatGGCCATATCTGACAATGAGAGTTTAGAATTTAGTAGAgtggcaaataaaaacaaaaaaaaaacacaacaacaacataatgAAGCCATGAACTTGTTTCGTGATTATCAGCAATTCGTACTTGAATGGTTTCATTTCGAGTGCCCAATGCCGGATGATGGTCATTCTTTCAAACGTGCAGCTAACACAGAAACGCGTCAGAACAGTTAAGAGAACCACTCTATATagagtatataagtatatattgtAAGAGTTCTTCCAAACAGCATCCACTTGTACTTGTATCTAGCATTTCAATTAACGCcacgccaaaaaaaaaaaaaaaaaaaagaaaacgaaacgaaaaaaactaatttcaacTAAAAGGCTTCCGCATGAGAATCCATTATGACAAAGATATAGACTCAGAGGGTGTTTAGACCCCGGGTAAAGAACGGATTGGTGGAGATGGTGAAGGGGACTCTCTCATGGCGTCTCAGGCGCCTTTTGCGAATTGATTTAGTTAAAGATTTTTGTTATTGATATTTGTTTTGACAATGTCTCGAATTTGTGTTGTATAGTcgttgctttttattttttctcagTTTTTTTGGCTGCTGCGAAGCTGAAACTTGTTTTGCCGATTCTGTTCGAATTGGCGGGTAGGCGGAAATGAAATCTGAAAACCTTAACCCCTCCGTACGCAACGCATCCGGAACTAACATTAAGTTAGTTAGaagattttttggtttttcaatgtttCGTTTGGCTTTTATGCTTTATGTTTTATTGATTTCCCGTTTATTGACCCCAAACCTTGAAGACTTGACCACTAAAGAACCAGTCTCTCGAAAGGGCAAGTATGTAGATGCTGTGGCAACTTTTAGTCACaactaaataaaaactattgcatacttttaacataaaaatgcaaaatgcgtGGGagagaatttaaaaattatgatttttaaAGAGATGAAGATTTAATGACCCTATTATAATGATCAACACGCTCTTTAAAAGACAATAGAAATTTcaagtttctgtttttttacGAGACTAGTTAAATCGAGTTCCTTAAGTGGTGACGTATTTATGTATTCCTATCAAGATGGTTATCACGAtatctttttcaaatttacatataaattttctataaaaaaaaaacagggccctattgatctcaaaGGGTATATATTTCGGGATGGAAATAACTAGATAGATATAAGTGGAGATGCTATTAGAGACGTGCTCCTCTTTGATCTACTAGGATGACCAACTTTTCCATTCTTAAGACCACTTACTAATCTTAAGCAATTTCAGCAATTCTTTTGTGTGTCATTGTAGTGATGTCCCTCAGTAAAGTGTATTGCAATGACCCTAGAGTTCCGTGTCCGGATTGAGCACCGACAAAAGAAGTGGTATAGAGTTTCTGGTATTATAGCTCCTATGCAAACTGTTGAAGGGAAGTCCTAACTTTTGTGCTTAGTCTCCAAATGCCAAGGGTCCTGTGATGACTCCAGATAGTCTATAACTGCCCTTCTTAAAGTCCTGCTAAAAAGTTTTGAGGCTTTTTTGAATATACAAAACTTATATTTCACTTCTTAAAATATGTCTTAACTGCTTCTATTAGAAATTAAAGACTGCAGCAGAGTTAAGACTTAAAATGCAACTTTTAGAAACCAAGAGCATAGCCAGGATTCAAATTAGGGGAGCAtcgattttttaaatgaattttttaataaagaattttgtttgaattactataaaaaagtaaaatagaACTTCTTTAAATGAATTGAAGTAAATGAATTGTTGAGAAACACAACTTAATTTCATCGTAAGTTGATTCTTCTTAGATTCTTATTagaagaaattataaaatttaactttttggGGCTTGCAGCTGCCCTCCCCTCCCCTCATGGCTGGCTACGCCCTTCAACCAAACTAAATTAAGTCAGAGAACTATTCTTTGGTTCCACAATTGAATAGTTTAGAAAGAATGTCTTTATAAAGCTTTGTATACAGTTAAAGTCTATTGTTTTTGGGTCTGTGGAACAGGTAAAGCTATGACTATGACTTAAGAACAGGGCTGGTTTAAGAGGAGCAAATGACTACATTGCTTTAGGGAGCTTCTTCTTACAAAAGAGAACTTTGTATGGCGTTTGTTTAGAGCGACAAATACCTAGGTAGATTAAACTTTGGTTATATACTACAGACTTCAAAAATATATGCTAAAAAGTTTGTAGATCTAGATTTTGTAGATTGAAATTGGTAAAAGTGGAGAATTGATCTTGGTTATCGAAATTTTAGCAGCTTAAAAGGTTTAATATTGTAAGTAAGTAAGTTTTGTAGCCCAAGGAACTGCCCCTGGACATGGGGCTTTATAAAATATTCTCAGCCTCAGATTCTGTAAGTCCGCCCCTGTATTAGAAACAGAAAATACTTTTCTCTCTTAGCCATAGTCCTCATGATTTGGTAGAACCTATGTAAGACCTAAAGCTAAATTCGATTAAAGTTTCTTTTgaaaaactaactaactagtGAGTCAATGAAATCTAAAGTTTCTCttgtgaaaaacaaaaacttgtcgTTCAACTCTATGCTGATTGTTCCTATGACAGCTTTTTGCTATGGCTGTATAATTATACGATGAAAATCCATGACTCGGCGAATTCTTCAAGTAgcattacatacatatgtatatacaatatgTTATGTAGATCTTGCAtatttctctatatatatacacacacacacacacaagatgtatgtatatacttatatggcctgttttttttctttctggcCAAGGCCTGGTAGATAAATGATTCTGAATTGCAGTCGGAACCAAATTTTATCACGTGTTCGTTCGATGAGGTTAGCCAAAAATAAATCTCATTTGCAAATGAAACAAGATATGCATATACTAATTAATAACGGCATATCAGAGAGGGCATAAAGAGagaatgcaaacaaaaaaaaaaacaaaaataattttaaaatatttccgtttttttctatatttatatttttgtttcactcTTCTTGACCTGACCCCCAATTGGTTAAAGGCGGAAGTTTtatgttaaaacaaaaaggttttgtttattttttttttttttcaaaatccAAAAGTAAACAGTTATAATTATTTCATAATTTCCGTTAAGCCTCATTTACCTGTCTCTGTCTGCCTCTAGACCCCTTCCTTATCCCCCTATTTGTATGTTAATCGATTTCAAAATGATTTCCTGCATGCCAATTTGGAATACGATCTTGCTATGATATATGGTTAGATGGGTGCTCGATAGGTTCTATGGCCAACCCAGAATTGGGCTCTAACAATTGAGAATTCCgcattatgatgatgatgatgatgtctcATTGTTGGCATAATTATTTAGAtagagcaaaaaaacaaaatcagaaacgtaaaacaaatcaaataaaacttgttggctggttggttggttgggcCTGGCGGCCAAGTTAGTAAGTCGATGGCGCGTTGGTTCATGGCTAGCCACTATGGGACAAAGTCCAAAAACTCGAAATTCCACATTGGCTATATGATGTCTCTGGGGAGGGGAGAGGGGGATGGCAGGCAGAGTCTGCTCACTTACAAAGCGCTAAATCATGCAAAAGATATTCATTCACGAACCTTCCATGAGAGTAAATCGAAAAT
This window contains:
- the LOC6638493 gene encoding rho GTPase-activating protein gacU → MSGYTDLTKLETSRNCLRRIARHDEQQFSKDSIVNVMEKFVKTVNIMDDTILVPCRLMDRQIGDSNDIIPATGKDTTANQLTGKRGAQHSKNVQDFLSASELFNLYNMLNALKKDLLWTNQEEETHNEQQQQQQKQQQQEQQPATNASSSSSSSSSCETKTESTPKSHVKGHVRRTSTASMMSTTSVSNMSDSDSDISQENDSGLESDGNKSDNAQSSDGSDIDASCQKQSADKATELASRCRRHLNGLYQCLEQMTEAANYLTARYQSDIGPV